A portion of the Scylla paramamosain isolate STU-SP2022 chromosome 2, ASM3559412v1, whole genome shotgun sequence genome contains these proteins:
- the LOC135115323 gene encoding valine--tRNA ligase-like isoform X5, giving the protein MQGGEAVFIPGAHHTGSATQMVVERHLWDAQGNTKHDLDRQKSTPLTSMSTQQEEDLDTCYSSGPSLCLAGLARSGEGRDHARFYATTLKTGHGILFWVAQVVMPGLNLTGRLSFETVLLHGLLGDGGGHKTSKSWGSVIDPLDVISGVSLEVCDLLVLCVLYWCSLAVVSSTLTAGTVREGGGDPECGRGTRLSRMKSPTGIPECGADALWSTLCSTSFRKPSPQTMSGGGCVLR; this is encoded by the exons ATGCAGGGTGGTGAGGCAGTGTTCATCCCAGGGGCACACCACACAGGGTCAGCAACacagatggtggtggagaggcacCTGTGGGACGCCCAGGGGAACACCAAACACGACCTTGACAGACAGAAGA GCACACCCTTGACCTCCATGTCcacccagcaggaggaagatctGGACACCTGTTACTCCTCTGGTCCCTCCCTTTGCCTCGCTGGGCTGGCCAGgtcaggggaggggagagaccaTGCTCGCTTCTACGCAACGACCTTGAAGACGGGTCACGGCATCCTCTTCTGGGTGGCTCAGGTGGTCATGCCGGGACTCAACTTGACGGGGAGGCTTTCCTTTGAG actgtgctgctgcatggcctcctgggtgatggtggcggccacAAGACGTCCAAGTCCTGGGGCAGTGTGATAGACCCCCTGGATGTCATCAGTGGGGTGTCCCTGGAGGTGTGTGACTTGCTGGTGCTGTGTGTTCTGTACTGGTGTTCATTGGCTGTGGTGAGCAGTACCTTGACAGCAG GTACTGtgcgagagggtggaggggaccCTGAATGCGGAAGAGGTACTCGCTTGTCTCGAATGAAGTCCCCCACAGGCATCCCAGAGTGTGGAGCTGATGCCCTTTGGTCCACCCTGTGCTCCACCAGCTTCAGGA AACCGTCACCCCAAACAATGAGTGGTGGAGGGTGCGTTCTGCGTTGA
- the LOC135115323 gene encoding valine--tRNA ligase-like isoform X1, with product MQRETGLCVCLYILTEAFVRPYDAGLVYRKEALVNWCCSLQSAILDIEVDHLHLTGPTELAVPGYSKPVSFGKMWDFPYRLADSGTPLTSMSTQQEEDLDTCYSSGPSLCLAGLARSGEGRDHARFYATTLKTGHGILFWVAQVVMPGLNLTGRLSFETVLLHGLLGDGGGHKTSKSWGSVIDPLDVISGVSLEVCDLLVLCVLYWCSLAVVSSTLTAGTVREGGGDPECGRGTRLSRMKSPTGIPECGADALWSTLCSTSFRKPSPQTMSGGGCVLR from the exons ATGCAGCGAGAGActggcctgtgtgtctgtctgtacatcC TGACGGAAGCGTTTGTCCGTCCGTACGATGCTGGGCTGGTGTACCGCAAGGAGGCTCTCGTCAACTGGTGCTGCAGCCTTCAGTCGGCCATCTTGGACATTGAAGTGGACCACCTGCACCTGACAGGACCCACGGAGCTGGCAGTCCCGGGGTACAGCAAACCGGTCAGCTTCGGAAAGATGTGGGACTTCCCTTACAGACTGGCAGACTCAG GCACACCCTTGACCTCCATGTCcacccagcaggaggaagatctGGACACCTGTTACTCCTCTGGTCCCTCCCTTTGCCTCGCTGGGCTGGCCAGgtcaggggaggggagagaccaTGCTCGCTTCTACGCAACGACCTTGAAGACGGGTCACGGCATCCTCTTCTGGGTGGCTCAGGTGGTCATGCCGGGACTCAACTTGACGGGGAGGCTTTCCTTTGAG actgtgctgctgcatggcctcctgggtgatggtggcggccacAAGACGTCCAAGTCCTGGGGCAGTGTGATAGACCCCCTGGATGTCATCAGTGGGGTGTCCCTGGAGGTGTGTGACTTGCTGGTGCTGTGTGTTCTGTACTGGTGTTCATTGGCTGTGGTGAGCAGTACCTTGACAGCAG GTACTGtgcgagagggtggaggggaccCTGAATGCGGAAGAGGTACTCGCTTGTCTCGAATGAAGTCCCCCACAGGCATCCCAGAGTGTGGAGCTGATGCCCTTTGGTCCACCCTGTGCTCCACCAGCTTCAGGA AACCGTCACCCCAAACAATGAGTGGTGGAGGGTGCGTTCTGCGTTGA
- the LOC135115323 gene encoding valine--tRNA ligase-like isoform X3: protein MQRETGLCVCLYILTEAFVRPYDAGLVYRKEALVNWCCSLQSAILDIEVDHLHLTGPTELAVPGYSKPVSFGKMWDFPYRLADSGTPLTSMSTQQEEDLDTCYSSGPSLCLAGLARSGEGRDHARFYATTLKTGHGILFWVAQVVMPGLNLTGRLSFETVLLHGLLGDGGGHKTSKSWGSVIDPLDVISGVSLEVCDLLVLCVLYWCSLAVVSSTLTAGIPECGADALWSTLCSTSFRKPSPQTMSGGGCVLR, encoded by the exons ATGCAGCGAGAGActggcctgtgtgtctgtctgtacatcC TGACGGAAGCGTTTGTCCGTCCGTACGATGCTGGGCTGGTGTACCGCAAGGAGGCTCTCGTCAACTGGTGCTGCAGCCTTCAGTCGGCCATCTTGGACATTGAAGTGGACCACCTGCACCTGACAGGACCCACGGAGCTGGCAGTCCCGGGGTACAGCAAACCGGTCAGCTTCGGAAAGATGTGGGACTTCCCTTACAGACTGGCAGACTCAG GCACACCCTTGACCTCCATGTCcacccagcaggaggaagatctGGACACCTGTTACTCCTCTGGTCCCTCCCTTTGCCTCGCTGGGCTGGCCAGgtcaggggaggggagagaccaTGCTCGCTTCTACGCAACGACCTTGAAGACGGGTCACGGCATCCTCTTCTGGGTGGCTCAGGTGGTCATGCCGGGACTCAACTTGACGGGGAGGCTTTCCTTTGAG actgtgctgctgcatggcctcctgggtgatggtggcggccacAAGACGTCCAAGTCCTGGGGCAGTGTGATAGACCCCCTGGATGTCATCAGTGGGGTGTCCCTGGAGGTGTGTGACTTGCTGGTGCTGTGTGTTCTGTACTGGTGTTCATTGGCTGTGGTGAGCAGTACCTTGACAGCAG GCATCCCAGAGTGTGGAGCTGATGCCCTTTGGTCCACCCTGTGCTCCACCAGCTTCAGGA AACCGTCACCCCAAACAATGAGTGGTGGAGGGTGCGTTCTGCGTTGA
- the LOC135115323 gene encoding valine--tRNA ligase-like isoform X7, producing the protein MQRETGLCVCLYILTEAFVRPYDAGLVYRKEALVNWCCSLQSAILDIEVDHLHLTGPTELAVPGYSKPVSFGKMWDFPYRLADSGTPLTSMSTQQEEDLDTCYSSGPSLCLAGLARSGEGRDHARFYATTLKTGHGILFWVAQVVMPGLNLTGRLSFETVLLHGLLGDGGGHKTSKSWGSVIDPLDVISGVSLEASQSVELMPFGPPCAPPASGNRHPKQ; encoded by the exons ATGCAGCGAGAGActggcctgtgtgtctgtctgtacatcC TGACGGAAGCGTTTGTCCGTCCGTACGATGCTGGGCTGGTGTACCGCAAGGAGGCTCTCGTCAACTGGTGCTGCAGCCTTCAGTCGGCCATCTTGGACATTGAAGTGGACCACCTGCACCTGACAGGACCCACGGAGCTGGCAGTCCCGGGGTACAGCAAACCGGTCAGCTTCGGAAAGATGTGGGACTTCCCTTACAGACTGGCAGACTCAG GCACACCCTTGACCTCCATGTCcacccagcaggaggaagatctGGACACCTGTTACTCCTCTGGTCCCTCCCTTTGCCTCGCTGGGCTGGCCAGgtcaggggaggggagagaccaTGCTCGCTTCTACGCAACGACCTTGAAGACGGGTCACGGCATCCTCTTCTGGGTGGCTCAGGTGGTCATGCCGGGACTCAACTTGACGGGGAGGCTTTCCTTTGAG actgtgctgctgcatggcctcctgggtgatggtggcggccacAAGACGTCCAAGTCCTGGGGCAGTGTGATAGACCCCCTGGATGTCATCAGTGGGGTGTCCCTGGAG GCATCCCAGAGTGTGGAGCTGATGCCCTTTGGTCCACCCTGTGCTCCACCAGCTTCAGGA AACCGTCACCCCAAACAATGA
- the LOC135115323 gene encoding valine--tRNA ligase-like isoform X4 codes for MQRETGLCVCLYILTEAFVRPYDAGLVYRKEALVNWCCSLQSAILDIEVDHLHLTGPTELAVPGYSKPVSFGKMWDFPYRLADSGTPLTSMSTQQEEDLDTCYSSGPSLCLAGLARSGEGRDHARFYATTLKTGHGILFWVAQVVMPGLNLTGRLSFETVLLHGLLGDGGGHKTSKSWGSVIDPLDVISGVSLEVCDLLVLCVLYWCSLAVVSSTLTAGIPECGADALWSTLCSTSFRSQCGIDICG; via the exons ATGCAGCGAGAGActggcctgtgtgtctgtctgtacatcC TGACGGAAGCGTTTGTCCGTCCGTACGATGCTGGGCTGGTGTACCGCAAGGAGGCTCTCGTCAACTGGTGCTGCAGCCTTCAGTCGGCCATCTTGGACATTGAAGTGGACCACCTGCACCTGACAGGACCCACGGAGCTGGCAGTCCCGGGGTACAGCAAACCGGTCAGCTTCGGAAAGATGTGGGACTTCCCTTACAGACTGGCAGACTCAG GCACACCCTTGACCTCCATGTCcacccagcaggaggaagatctGGACACCTGTTACTCCTCTGGTCCCTCCCTTTGCCTCGCTGGGCTGGCCAGgtcaggggaggggagagaccaTGCTCGCTTCTACGCAACGACCTTGAAGACGGGTCACGGCATCCTCTTCTGGGTGGCTCAGGTGGTCATGCCGGGACTCAACTTGACGGGGAGGCTTTCCTTTGAG actgtgctgctgcatggcctcctgggtgatggtggcggccacAAGACGTCCAAGTCCTGGGGCAGTGTGATAGACCCCCTGGATGTCATCAGTGGGGTGTCCCTGGAGGTGTGTGACTTGCTGGTGCTGTGTGTTCTGTACTGGTGTTCATTGGCTGTGGTGAGCAGTACCTTGACAGCAG GCATCCCAGAGTGTGGAGCTGATGCCCTTTGGTCCACCCTGTGCTCCACCAGCTTCAGGAGTCAGTGTGGCATAGATATATGTGGATGA
- the LOC135115323 gene encoding valine--tRNA ligase-like isoform X2, whose product MQRETGLCVCLYILTEAFVRPYDAGLVYRKEALVNWCCSLQSAILDIEVDHLHLTGPTELAVPGYSKPVSFGKMWDFPYRLADSGTPLTSMSTQQEEDLDTCYSSGPSLCLAGLARSGEGRDHARFYATTLKTGHGILFWVAQVVMPGLNLTGRLSFETVLLHGLLGDGGGHKTSKSWGSVIDPLDVISGVSLEVCDLLVLCVLYWCSLAVVSSTLTAGTVREGGGDPECGRGTRLSRMKSPTGIPECGADALWSTLCSTSFRSQCGIDICG is encoded by the exons ATGCAGCGAGAGActggcctgtgtgtctgtctgtacatcC TGACGGAAGCGTTTGTCCGTCCGTACGATGCTGGGCTGGTGTACCGCAAGGAGGCTCTCGTCAACTGGTGCTGCAGCCTTCAGTCGGCCATCTTGGACATTGAAGTGGACCACCTGCACCTGACAGGACCCACGGAGCTGGCAGTCCCGGGGTACAGCAAACCGGTCAGCTTCGGAAAGATGTGGGACTTCCCTTACAGACTGGCAGACTCAG GCACACCCTTGACCTCCATGTCcacccagcaggaggaagatctGGACACCTGTTACTCCTCTGGTCCCTCCCTTTGCCTCGCTGGGCTGGCCAGgtcaggggaggggagagaccaTGCTCGCTTCTACGCAACGACCTTGAAGACGGGTCACGGCATCCTCTTCTGGGTGGCTCAGGTGGTCATGCCGGGACTCAACTTGACGGGGAGGCTTTCCTTTGAG actgtgctgctgcatggcctcctgggtgatggtggcggccacAAGACGTCCAAGTCCTGGGGCAGTGTGATAGACCCCCTGGATGTCATCAGTGGGGTGTCCCTGGAGGTGTGTGACTTGCTGGTGCTGTGTGTTCTGTACTGGTGTTCATTGGCTGTGGTGAGCAGTACCTTGACAGCAG GTACTGtgcgagagggtggaggggaccCTGAATGCGGAAGAGGTACTCGCTTGTCTCGAATGAAGTCCCCCACAGGCATCCCAGAGTGTGGAGCTGATGCCCTTTGGTCCACCCTGTGCTCCACCAGCTTCAGGAGTCAGTGTGGCATAGATATATGTGGATGA
- the LOC135115323 gene encoding valine--tRNA ligase-like isoform X8 has protein sequence MQRETGLCVCLYILTEAFVRPYDAGLVYRKEALVNWCCSLQSAILDIEVDHLHLTGPTELAVPGYSKPVSFGKMWDFPYRLADSGTPLTSMSTQQEEDLDTCYSSGPSLCLAGLARSGEGRDHARFYATTLKTGHGILFWVAQVVMPGLNLTGRLSFETVLLHGLLGDGGGHKTSKSWGSVIDPLDVISGVSLEASQSVELMPFGPPCAPPASGVSVA, from the exons ATGCAGCGAGAGActggcctgtgtgtctgtctgtacatcC TGACGGAAGCGTTTGTCCGTCCGTACGATGCTGGGCTGGTGTACCGCAAGGAGGCTCTCGTCAACTGGTGCTGCAGCCTTCAGTCGGCCATCTTGGACATTGAAGTGGACCACCTGCACCTGACAGGACCCACGGAGCTGGCAGTCCCGGGGTACAGCAAACCGGTCAGCTTCGGAAAGATGTGGGACTTCCCTTACAGACTGGCAGACTCAG GCACACCCTTGACCTCCATGTCcacccagcaggaggaagatctGGACACCTGTTACTCCTCTGGTCCCTCCCTTTGCCTCGCTGGGCTGGCCAGgtcaggggaggggagagaccaTGCTCGCTTCTACGCAACGACCTTGAAGACGGGTCACGGCATCCTCTTCTGGGTGGCTCAGGTGGTCATGCCGGGACTCAACTTGACGGGGAGGCTTTCCTTTGAG actgtgctgctgcatggcctcctgggtgatggtggcggccacAAGACGTCCAAGTCCTGGGGCAGTGTGATAGACCCCCTGGATGTCATCAGTGGGGTGTCCCTGGAG GCATCCCAGAGTGTGGAGCTGATGCCCTTTGGTCCACCCTGTGCTCCACCAGCTTCAGGAGTCAGTGTGGCATAG
- the LOC135115323 gene encoding valine--tRNA ligase-like isoform X9, whose amino-acid sequence MQRETGLCVCLYILTEAFVRPYDAGLVYRKEALVNWCCSLQSAILDIEVDHLHLTGPTELAVPGYSKPVSFGKMWDFPYRLADSGTPLTSMSTQQEEDLDTCYSSGPSLCLAGLARSGEGRDHARFYATTLKTGHGILFWVAQVVMPGLNLTGRLSFETVLLHGLLGDGGGHKTSKSWGSVIDPLDVISGVSLEVLCERVEGTLNAEEVLACLE is encoded by the exons ATGCAGCGAGAGActggcctgtgtgtctgtctgtacatcC TGACGGAAGCGTTTGTCCGTCCGTACGATGCTGGGCTGGTGTACCGCAAGGAGGCTCTCGTCAACTGGTGCTGCAGCCTTCAGTCGGCCATCTTGGACATTGAAGTGGACCACCTGCACCTGACAGGACCCACGGAGCTGGCAGTCCCGGGGTACAGCAAACCGGTCAGCTTCGGAAAGATGTGGGACTTCCCTTACAGACTGGCAGACTCAG GCACACCCTTGACCTCCATGTCcacccagcaggaggaagatctGGACACCTGTTACTCCTCTGGTCCCTCCCTTTGCCTCGCTGGGCTGGCCAGgtcaggggaggggagagaccaTGCTCGCTTCTACGCAACGACCTTGAAGACGGGTCACGGCATCCTCTTCTGGGTGGCTCAGGTGGTCATGCCGGGACTCAACTTGACGGGGAGGCTTTCCTTTGAG actgtgctgctgcatggcctcctgggtgatggtggcggccacAAGACGTCCAAGTCCTGGGGCAGTGTGATAGACCCCCTGGATGTCATCAGTGGGGTGTCCCTGGAG GTACTGtgcgagagggtggaggggaccCTGAATGCGGAAGAGGTACTCGCTTGTCTCGAATGA
- the LOC135115323 gene encoding valine--tRNA ligase-like isoform X6 — protein sequence MQRETGLCVCLYILTEAFVRPYDAGLVYRKEALVNWCCSLQSAILDIEVDHLHLTGPTELAVPGYSKPVSFGKMWDFPYRLADSGTPLTSMSTQQEEDLDTCYSSGPSLCLAGLARSGEGRDHARFYATTLKTGHGILFWVAQVVMPGLNLTGRLSFETVLLHGLLGDGGGHKTSKSWGSVIDPLDVISGVSLEVCDLLVLCVLYWCSLAVVLCERVEGTLNAEEVLACLE from the exons ATGCAGCGAGAGActggcctgtgtgtctgtctgtacatcC TGACGGAAGCGTTTGTCCGTCCGTACGATGCTGGGCTGGTGTACCGCAAGGAGGCTCTCGTCAACTGGTGCTGCAGCCTTCAGTCGGCCATCTTGGACATTGAAGTGGACCACCTGCACCTGACAGGACCCACGGAGCTGGCAGTCCCGGGGTACAGCAAACCGGTCAGCTTCGGAAAGATGTGGGACTTCCCTTACAGACTGGCAGACTCAG GCACACCCTTGACCTCCATGTCcacccagcaggaggaagatctGGACACCTGTTACTCCTCTGGTCCCTCCCTTTGCCTCGCTGGGCTGGCCAGgtcaggggaggggagagaccaTGCTCGCTTCTACGCAACGACCTTGAAGACGGGTCACGGCATCCTCTTCTGGGTGGCTCAGGTGGTCATGCCGGGACTCAACTTGACGGGGAGGCTTTCCTTTGAG actgtgctgctgcatggcctcctgggtgatggtggcggccacAAGACGTCCAAGTCCTGGGGCAGTGTGATAGACCCCCTGGATGTCATCAGTGGGGTGTCCCTGGAGGTGTGTGACTTGCTGGTGCTGTGTGTTCTGTACTGGTGTTCATTGGCTGTG GTACTGtgcgagagggtggaggggaccCTGAATGCGGAAGAGGTACTCGCTTGTCTCGAATGA